The following are encoded in a window of Chryseobacterium sp. genomic DNA:
- a CDS encoding response regulator, with protein MNENKEILIIDDDSKNIFALSAVLKARKYGCLSALSAKEGLSLMVHNPNIGVVLMDMMMPEMDGYEAISLMKSDDQLKDIPVIAVTAQAMTGDREKCLEAGADGYISKPVNVDELLQLLNEILN; from the coding sequence ATGAACGAAAATAAAGAAATCCTGATTATTGACGATGACAGCAAGAATATCTTTGCTCTCAGCGCGGTACTGAAGGCCAGAAAATACGGCTGCCTGTCGGCACTCAGCGCAAAGGAGGGACTGTCACTCATGGTTCACAACCCCAATATCGGTGTGGTACTTATGGACATGATGATGCCCGAGATGGATGGTTATGAGGCCATAAGCCTGATGAAATCTGATGACCAGCTGAAAGACATCCCGGTGATCGCCGTTACGGCGCAGGCCATGACAGGCGACCGCGAAAAGTGCCTGGAGGCCGGTGCCGACGGATATATTTCGAAACCGGTGAATGTGGACGAACTTTTGCAGTTACTGAATGAAATACTGAACTAA
- a CDS encoding CheR family methyltransferase, whose protein sequence is MTSEHADEYLEILLSDVLEIYGYDFTGYSRASLKRRIVRLYELDRFVSFAEYRYKIRTDAVYFKRFLEQVTINVTEMFRDPAFYRTLRTEILPRLGTYPFIRIWIAGCSTGEEAYSVAIFLKELNLLQKSLIYATDINSAVLDNASQAMIPMSKIQLYTENYIAAGGSNNFSDYYSANYSLGKLNDKLRSKIIFSSHNLVTDNSFNEFQLILCRNVIIYFDRPLQNKVFRLFDNSLEKFGYLALGTKESLDFSPTSKNFERLKGEKIWRKISENGKV, encoded by the coding sequence GTGACTTCTGAACATGCTGATGAATATCTGGAAATCCTCCTTTCCGATGTTCTTGAAATCTACGGTTACGACTTTACAGGCTATTCCCGCGCTTCACTGAAGCGCCGGATCGTCCGCCTTTACGAACTGGACAGGTTCGTCAGCTTCGCCGAATACCGCTATAAGATCCGTACGGACGCAGTTTACTTCAAGCGCTTTCTGGAACAGGTGACAATCAATGTGACCGAGATGTTCCGTGATCCGGCCTTTTACAGGACTCTGCGTACCGAAATCCTGCCGCGCCTGGGTACCTATCCCTTTATCCGGATTTGGATTGCCGGCTGCAGCACCGGCGAAGAAGCCTATTCGGTGGCGATTTTTCTAAAGGAACTTAACCTGCTCCAGAAATCGCTGATCTATGCCACAGACATCAACAGTGCCGTTCTGGATAACGCTTCCCAGGCCATGATCCCGATGAGCAAAATCCAGCTGTACACGGAAAACTATATTGCTGCGGGCGGAAGTAACAACTTTTCCGACTATTACTCAGCGAATTACAGCCTTGGCAAGCTTAACGACAAACTCCGGTCCAAAATCATTTTCTCCAGCCATAACCTGGTGACGGACAATTCTTTTAACGAGTTCCAGCTGATCCTTTGCCGCAATGTAATCATTTACTTCGACCGGCCACTGCAGAACAAGGTGTTCCGACTTTTCGACAACAGCCTGGAGAAATTCGGTTACCTGGCTCTGGGCACCAAGGAATCCCTGGACTTCTCGCCTACTTCCAAAAACTTTGAAAGGCTGAAAGGCGAAAAAATCTGGCGCAAAATCTCCGAAAATGGAAAGGTGTGA
- a CDS encoding chemotaxis protein CheB, translating to MERCEALIIGGSAGSLEVLLKILPELDPALPFPVIIVLHRMPGKDSILTSLLAAKTLLHVKEVDEKEKMKPGTIYIAPPNYHLLFERNRTFSLDASEKVNFSRPSLDVSFESAADVFGKKLAGLLLSGANSDGTAGLKAIAKKGGKVLVQEPNSAVVSYMPAHALEQVATDAVLTPDLMPAYINSLKN from the coding sequence ATGGAAAGGTGTGAAGCACTGATCATAGGAGGCTCGGCCGGAAGCCTGGAAGTATTGCTGAAAATACTGCCGGAACTAGATCCTGCACTGCCCTTCCCCGTGATCATCGTCCTGCACAGGATGCCCGGTAAAGACAGTATCCTGACCAGCCTGTTGGCTGCCAAGACACTGCTTCATGTAAAGGAAGTGGACGAAAAGGAAAAGATGAAACCCGGCACCATCTATATTGCTCCGCCCAATTACCACCTGCTTTTTGAGCGCAACCGCACCTTCTCACTGGACGCCTCAGAAAAAGTAAATTTTTCGCGACCCTCGCTTGATGTCAGTTTTGAAAGTGCTGCGGATGTGTTCGGAAAAAAGTTGGCCGGATTATTGCTGTCGGGAGCCAACAGCGACGGCACAGCCGGATTAAAAGCTATTGCAAAAAAAGGCGGTAAGGTTTTGGTGCAGGAACCGAACAGCGCTGTGGTGAGTTATATGCCGGCGCATGCCCTGGAACAGGTTGCCACAGATGCAGTACTCACGCCGGACCTTATGCCTGCTTACATCAACTCATTAAAAAACTGA
- a CDS encoding response regulator: MDKKVFIFDDNVEILELCMEILEDLGFEVKTSPTTNEVEEQVLEFMPDLIFMDNWLPDISGIEATKRIKANSELSHIPVIYFSANSNISELAALAGADDYIAKPFDIELFEEKVLKYAEA; the protein is encoded by the coding sequence ATGGATAAAAAAGTATTTATTTTTGATGACAATGTGGAGATCCTGGAGCTTTGCATGGAGATCCTGGAGGATCTGGGCTTCGAGGTGAAGACTTCGCCCACAACCAACGAGGTGGAAGAGCAGGTACTGGAATTTATGCCCGACCTGATCTTTATGGACAACTGGCTTCCCGACATCAGCGGCATAGAAGCTACAAAACGCATTAAAGCAAATTCAGAACTCAGCCACATTCCGGTCATCTATTTCTCGGCCAACAGCAATATCAGCGAACTGGCCGCGCTGGCAGGTGCCGATGATTATATTGCCAAGCCTTTTGATATTGAACTGTTTGAAGAGAAGGTACTGAAATACGCAGAAGCATAA
- a CDS encoding DUF2975 domain-containing protein yields the protein MSKTDYTLFIVLQVFAWIIFVGLSIEAGGLMVNFVFSIFSPDMLPRLYNKLDLTGIFNQSSAAYYGLYSFILIISLLKAVLFYEVIKLTWTLKLDHPFTQTVARQIARISYFTLCIGLLSFIGRQFAKQVERGGFNTSFLDLYWNDSQAFVLMAAVIYIIAAIFKRGVELQDEHDLTV from the coding sequence ATGTCAAAAACCGATTACACCCTGTTTATAGTGCTTCAGGTATTCGCGTGGATTATCTTTGTAGGTCTCAGCATAGAAGCTGGCGGGCTTATGGTTAATTTCGTATTCAGCATCTTCAGTCCGGATATGCTGCCCAGGCTCTACAACAAACTGGACCTCACCGGAATCTTCAACCAAAGCAGTGCAGCTTATTATGGACTCTACAGTTTCATCCTGATAATTTCTCTGCTGAAAGCCGTCCTTTTCTATGAGGTTATCAAACTGACCTGGACGCTGAAACTGGATCATCCCTTCACACAGACGGTGGCCAGGCAGATTGCCAGGATCAGTTACTTTACTTTGTGCATCGGGCTCTTAAGTTTTATAGGCAGACAGTTCGCAAAACAGGTGGAGCGCGGTGGCTTCAATACTTCCTTCCTTGATCTGTACTGGAACGACAGTCAGGCATTTGTGCTGATGGCCGCGGTCATCTACATCATTGCGGCCATCTTTAAAAGAGGTGTGGAATTACAGGACGAACACGATTTAACCGTTTAA
- a CDS encoding helix-turn-helix domain-containing protein: MPIIVNLDVMMAKRKMSLNELSEKVDLTLSNLSILKTGKAKAVRFSTLEAICKALDCQPGDLLEFVSEE, encoded by the coding sequence ATGCCGATCATTGTAAACCTGGACGTCATGATGGCCAAACGTAAGATGTCGCTGAATGAACTTTCAGAGAAAGTTGACCTTACCCTCTCCAACCTCTCCATCCTGAAAACCGGCAAGGCCAAAGCCGTGCGTTTTTCAACTTTGGAGGCCATTTGTAAAGCACTGGACTGCCAGCCGGGGGATTTGCTGGAGTTTGTGAGTGAGGAATAA
- a CDS encoding multicopper oxidase domain-containing protein — MEHKTFTCPMHPEVVSDKPGKCPKCGMNLVAKNESEQHAVSVNKHTHPTSDNHQHEAAQKKYTCPMHAEVVSEKAGKCPKCGMNLVPKKGSLDAHTHHPTAVPTIKFPLADKNLKGGRKVTYHLYVKDTLVNFAGKEKRAIAVNGQIPMPKLVFYEGDTAEIVVHNLLKEETSLHWHGLHLPNREDGVPWLTQKPIPPNSTYTYTFPIIQNGTHWYHSHTGLQEQIGMYGMMILKKRADDPTFRKGIDDLPTEHLILSEWTNLNPNNVQRMLRNANDWFAIKKGATQSYSEAIKQGHFKTKLTNEWKRMLAMDVSDVYYDAFLVNGKTESQLAGYKAGDKVRLQIANGGASSYFWLNYAGGKMKVVASDGLDIEPVEVDRLILAVSETVDIVVEIPEENTSYELLVTPEDRTKSASVYIGEGVRKFHHPLPKLKYFEGMKMMNDMMKMNGDMKDMGMDMSYQTMDMNQVMYPEIIAENNATMKMETEDAEMDHSKHQMPASGITTLNYGMMKSPYDTSLSKDAPLRDLKFTLTGNMNRYVWSMDDKVLAESDKILVKKGEILRITLYNNSMMRHPMHLHGFDFRVLNKNGIQAPLKNVMDIMPMETNVIEFAANQDGDWFFHCHILYHMMAGMNRVFTVGDYQNPLLPDRASAYKKLQRESDMWHLMAENDFATNGNDGMAMLSNTRWELSTEWRLGYNDHHGYEVETQLGRYVDRMQWLRPFIGFNYHYRKIDRENIEKNLFGQASTKDERKTFSAGVVYKLPLLVDLQAEIFTDGIVRFQLMREDIPLTPRLRGAFMVNTDKEYMAGLKYIVTKNIGISTHYDSDMSWGAGITLSY, encoded by the coding sequence ATGGAGCACAAAACGTTTACCTGTCCGATGCACCCCGAAGTGGTTTCTGATAAGCCCGGCAAGTGTCCGAAATGCGGGATGAACCTCGTCGCAAAAAACGAAAGTGAGCAGCACGCTGTCTCGGTCAATAAACACACACATCCTACTTCAGATAATCATCAGCATGAAGCTGCGCAAAAAAAATACACCTGTCCGATGCATGCTGAAGTGGTTTCAGAAAAAGCGGGAAAATGCCCGAAATGCGGGATGAATTTGGTTCCGAAGAAGGGAAGTCTGGATGCTCACACCCACCACCCAACTGCAGTACCTACAATCAAATTCCCGCTGGCTGATAAAAATCTGAAAGGCGGGCGCAAAGTAACCTATCATCTCTACGTGAAAGATACCCTGGTTAATTTTGCCGGAAAAGAGAAACGTGCAATTGCGGTAAACGGCCAGATTCCGATGCCGAAACTGGTATTTTACGAAGGCGATACCGCAGAGATCGTGGTGCATAATTTGTTGAAAGAAGAAACTTCGCTGCACTGGCACGGCCTCCATCTTCCAAACCGAGAAGACGGAGTACCATGGCTTACGCAGAAACCCATACCGCCGAATTCCACTTATACCTATACGTTTCCGATTATTCAGAACGGCACCCACTGGTACCACTCCCACACGGGTTTGCAGGAACAGATCGGGATGTATGGCATGATGATCCTCAAAAAGCGCGCTGATGATCCTACCTTCCGCAAAGGAATTGATGATTTGCCTACGGAACATCTGATCCTGAGCGAGTGGACAAACCTGAACCCCAATAATGTTCAGCGGATGCTCCGCAATGCGAACGACTGGTTCGCAATCAAGAAGGGCGCTACGCAGAGCTATTCTGAAGCCATAAAACAGGGACATTTCAAAACCAAGCTTACCAATGAGTGGAAGCGCATGCTGGCCATGGATGTGAGCGACGTTTACTATGACGCATTTCTGGTTAACGGGAAAACCGAAAGCCAGCTGGCAGGATACAAAGCCGGTGACAAAGTACGGCTGCAAATTGCCAACGGCGGGGCTTCCTCTTATTTCTGGCTTAATTATGCCGGCGGAAAAATGAAAGTAGTGGCCAGTGACGGACTGGATATTGAACCCGTGGAGGTAGACCGTCTAATCCTTGCTGTTTCTGAAACTGTGGATATTGTAGTTGAAATTCCGGAAGAAAACACCTCCTATGAACTCCTCGTTACCCCCGAAGACCGAACGAAATCAGCATCTGTTTATATTGGAGAAGGCGTCCGTAAATTCCATCATCCATTGCCAAAACTCAAATATTTTGAAGGCATGAAAATGATGAACGATATGATGAAAATGAACGGCGACATGAAGGATATGGGCATGGACATGAGTTACCAGACCATGGATATGAATCAGGTTATGTATCCCGAAATCATCGCGGAAAACAATGCGACCATGAAAATGGAAACCGAAGATGCCGAAATGGACCATTCGAAGCACCAAATGCCCGCATCAGGAATCACCACACTGAACTACGGAATGATGAAATCGCCTTATGATACTTCATTATCCAAAGACGCGCCGTTGCGCGACCTGAAATTTACCCTCACAGGGAACATGAACCGGTATGTATGGAGCATGGACGATAAAGTGCTGGCCGAATCTGATAAAATATTGGTAAAAAAGGGTGAGATACTCCGCATTACGCTTTATAACAATTCCATGATGCGCCATCCGATGCACCTTCATGGTTTTGATTTCCGCGTCCTCAATAAAAACGGAATCCAGGCTCCGCTTAAAAACGTCATGGATATTATGCCAATGGAAACCAATGTAATTGAGTTTGCCGCCAACCAGGATGGCGACTGGTTTTTTCACTGTCATATTCTGTATCATATGATGGCGGGTATGAACCGAGTATTCACTGTGGGTGATTATCAGAATCCACTTTTGCCGGACAGAGCCTCAGCTTATAAAAAACTGCAGCGAGAGAGCGATATGTGGCATCTTATGGCCGAGAATGATTTTGCGACCAATGGAAACGACGGGATGGCCATGCTTTCCAATACACGTTGGGAACTGAGCACAGAATGGCGGTTGGGATATAATGACCATCACGGTTACGAGGTCGAAACCCAACTCGGAAGATATGTGGACCGCATGCAGTGGCTAAGACCATTTATCGGATTCAATTACCATTACAGAAAAATTGACAGGGAGAATATTGAAAAGAATCTTTTCGGTCAGGCCAGCACTAAGGATGAAAGGAAAACCTTCAGCGCGGGTGTGGTGTACAAACTTCCGCTGCTGGTCGATCTGCAGGCTGAAATATTTACAGACGGCATTGTCCGTTTCCAGCTAATGCGTGAAGACATACCGCTGACACCTAGATTGCGAGGAGCTTTTATGGTCAATACCGACAAAGAATATATGGCAGGTCTTAAATATATTGTCACCAAAAATATAGGAATATCCACTCATTATGACAGTGATATGAGCTGGGGGGCAGGTATTACGCTAAGCTATTAA
- a CDS encoding glycosyltransferase family 32 protein, protein MIPKKIHYCWFGGQPKHELAEHCIASWKRIHPDFEIIEWNDSNSPLDDNPYVREAYAQGKWAFTSDYVRSKVMYEHGGIYLDTDMELKLPLDEFLNEQAVCGFEVKGVPYSAFWMAEPKHKLSKDFMDWYTRQEGFFERINTDIFSEMLEKEYGANRDSDTIQELKHGVKLYPSVYFSQDLPRNYVSHHFNGSWFGGDAENTHKKMVNVYGLLERLVNYPDAAKAVRSIIDEHKIIDISKVLDLIPKEKIREYLQESQAGD, encoded by the coding sequence ATGATTCCCAAAAAAATACATTACTGCTGGTTTGGCGGGCAGCCTAAGCATGAACTGGCCGAACACTGCATTGCTTCATGGAAGCGTATTCATCCCGATTTCGAGATTATTGAATGGAACGATTCCAACTCGCCGCTGGACGATAACCCGTATGTGCGCGAGGCGTATGCGCAGGGAAAATGGGCCTTTACGTCGGACTATGTGCGCTCCAAAGTGATGTACGAACATGGCGGCATTTATTTGGACACCGATATGGAACTTAAACTGCCGCTGGATGAGTTCCTGAACGAGCAGGCCGTCTGCGGTTTCGAGGTGAAAGGTGTGCCGTACTCCGCTTTTTGGATGGCCGAGCCGAAACATAAGCTCTCAAAGGATTTTATGGACTGGTACACCCGGCAGGAAGGTTTTTTTGAACGCATAAATACCGATATCTTCTCCGAAATGCTGGAAAAGGAATACGGTGCCAACCGCGACAGTGACACCATTCAGGAGCTTAAACACGGTGTGAAACTGTATCCGTCGGTGTATTTCTCGCAGGATCTGCCCCGGAATTATGTAAGCCACCACTTCAACGGCTCCTGGTTTGGCGGCGATGCTGAGAACACGCATAAAAAGATGGTCAACGTTTACGGTCTTCTGGAACGTCTGGTGAATTATCCTGATGCGGCTAAAGCGGTAAGGAGCATCATTGACGAACATAAGATCATCGACATCAGTAAAGTGTTGGATTTAATTCCGAAAGAAAAGATCAGGGAGTATCTGCAGGAAAGCCAGGCCGGAGATTAA
- a CDS encoding DUF5675 family protein — protein sequence MEAILLRTYGPGGVNGKLLFYGEEICRTLELPWKENKPGVSCIPEGSYALRRRFSPRFKNHFEILGVPGRKYILFHAGNDAVKELRGCIAPVLQHTGEGRGLHSRMALQKMKDRLYPVLDKGINLTLTIKEAKS from the coding sequence ATGGAAGCGATCCTACTCAGAACCTATGGTCCGGGCGGTGTAAACGGCAAATTGCTTTTCTATGGGGAGGAAATCTGCCGCACACTGGAACTGCCTTGGAAGGAGAATAAACCGGGGGTATCCTGCATCCCCGAGGGCAGCTACGCCCTTAGGCGCCGCTTCAGTCCCCGGTTTAAGAACCACTTTGAGATCTTGGGAGTTCCCGGCAGAAAGTACATTCTCTTCCACGCCGGAAATGATGCAGTCAAAGAGTTGCGCGGATGTATAGCACCGGTGCTGCAGCACACGGGAGAGGGCAGGGGCCTCCATTCACGGATGGCCCTGCAGAAAATGAAAGACCGCCTGTATCCTGTCCTGGACAAAGGCATTAATTTGACATTAACAATAAAAGAAGCAAAATCATGA
- a CDS encoding RteC domain-containing protein, giving the protein MNSKLLFKKCDLLWNRLTDKTEQLRRDAHDFFYFAECVLAETDTAVRQLKTWVAAHEFDCWQAEVTFFREIKPKFVAQFIYYTKILSLEASVPYGSGTELKKYYEKELTALEYFSSENHDFLNYYRRRATYLDLKYFVRYRYDMKVKLAPDLHSYDERFSTSHDITVAHILANAQLETYIKEKISDSGKSLLPQAVPYNPLPWTASKASLIELLVALHHTKCFSGGRADLAEVMRWAERSLEVDLGNYHKTIGEIRNRKTDRTKFTKTLHDSLNRLFDDLDGQ; this is encoded by the coding sequence ATGAATTCAAAACTGCTGTTTAAAAAATGTGACCTGCTGTGGAACCGGTTAACCGATAAGACGGAACAGCTCCGGCGCGATGCGCATGATTTTTTTTACTTTGCCGAGTGCGTACTGGCGGAAACAGACACGGCCGTACGGCAGCTGAAAACCTGGGTGGCTGCCCATGAATTTGACTGTTGGCAGGCTGAAGTCACTTTTTTCCGGGAGATCAAGCCCAAATTTGTAGCACAGTTTATTTACTACACAAAAATTCTCTCACTGGAAGCCTCCGTTCCGTACGGCAGCGGCACTGAACTTAAAAAATACTATGAAAAGGAATTGACCGCGCTTGAGTATTTCTCCTCAGAGAATCATGATTTTCTCAACTATTACAGGCGCCGCGCCACCTATCTCGATTTAAAATATTTTGTCCGCTACCGGTACGATATGAAAGTGAAACTCGCTCCGGACCTTCACAGCTACGATGAGAGATTTTCAACCTCTCATGACATTACGGTAGCGCATATCCTGGCCAATGCTCAGCTGGAAACGTATATTAAAGAAAAGATTTCAGACAGCGGAAAATCTTTATTGCCGCAGGCTGTTCCGTATAATCCTTTGCCGTGGACAGCCTCCAAAGCGTCACTGATTGAACTTTTGGTAGCCCTTCACCATACCAAATGCTTCAGTGGCGGCCGCGCGGATCTCGCCGAAGTCATGCGGTGGGCAGAGCGGTCACTGGAGGTGGATCTGGGTAATTACCACAAAACAATAGGGGAGATCCGGAACCGCAAAACCGACCGCACCAAGTTCACCAAAACACTTCATGACAGCCTGAACAGGTTGTTCGATGATCTGGACGGGCAATAA
- a CDS encoding helix-turn-helix domain-containing protein, with translation MFKNVFSIFFTLACVFTGAQEKGAFPYRQFMEIYDRYKENDVRALPFVQIHAQQARKDARHKQLLLAFEHGVYFSADRQDKLRYADSAVITAKRLGDSVKISRALLGKGVVYYFSFRNYKAAMHEYLNAFGYAAGDPDSYLQHKIRYHLGEVKSYLGHCDEALIHFEKALRFFEENRVRTANPNEWHNYTRGYLNTLHQMIVCNQKMDRWHVADSLLATASARIRDLEGFEQEKGYIYKCLGRSEYENGSYNSAIVLFSRSRSLLSAPDDFAWNAVNDFYIGKSYLKLKQTEDAVIFFKKVDSSFTRHNFIFPELRENYELLIKHYKNTADAGQELYYTQQLLKADDFLYSDFRHVMSRMHKEYDTKTLEAEKLRLQQDSRRKNIFITVLAVTGSMLLIFVLYRYYRSRRIHRKYLQLLRKLEDLQKQTECLPETVDYGKRKYEYKDEVVHDLLEKLKRFEETKGFTATGLTLRKLADKLGTNGTHLSYVINQYKGMNFHTYLKVLRINYITHLLYTDRKYLNYNMDGLAKECGMLRRQNFSDHFYEINGLRPSEFIEKYRKENRDRDQT, from the coding sequence ATGTTTAAAAATGTATTCAGTATTTTTTTTACACTTGCCTGCGTTTTCACGGGTGCGCAGGAAAAGGGTGCTTTTCCTTACAGGCAGTTTATGGAAATATATGACCGCTATAAAGAGAACGATGTACGGGCACTCCCGTTTGTACAGATCCATGCACAGCAGGCGCGGAAAGACGCCAGACATAAGCAGCTCCTTCTCGCTTTCGAGCATGGTGTTTACTTTTCTGCGGACAGACAGGATAAATTGCGCTATGCCGACAGTGCTGTAATTACGGCAAAGAGGTTGGGCGACAGCGTGAAGATCAGCAGAGCCCTGCTTGGTAAAGGGGTGGTGTACTACTTCAGTTTTCGCAACTATAAAGCGGCCATGCACGAATATCTGAATGCCTTCGGATATGCTGCCGGAGATCCGGATTCTTATCTCCAGCACAAAATACGCTATCACCTTGGTGAAGTGAAAAGCTACCTGGGGCACTGCGATGAGGCACTGATTCATTTTGAAAAAGCGCTGCGCTTCTTTGAGGAAAACAGAGTGCGCACGGCGAATCCTAATGAATGGCACAATTACACCAGAGGGTATTTAAACACCCTGCATCAGATGATTGTCTGTAATCAGAAGATGGACCGCTGGCACGTCGCTGATTCGCTGTTGGCCACAGCTTCTGCCCGGATCCGTGATCTTGAAGGTTTTGAACAGGAGAAGGGCTATATTTATAAATGCCTTGGCCGTTCCGAATATGAAAATGGCAGTTATAATTCGGCAATAGTACTTTTCTCACGCTCACGAAGCCTGCTGTCGGCACCGGACGATTTCGCCTGGAATGCTGTAAATGATTTTTACATCGGAAAATCCTACCTGAAATTGAAGCAGACGGAGGATGCGGTAATTTTCTTTAAAAAAGTAGATTCTTCATTTACCAGACATAATTTCATTTTCCCGGAACTTCGGGAAAACTATGAACTCCTTATTAAGCATTATAAAAATACGGCAGATGCCGGCCAGGAACTTTATTATACGCAGCAGTTGCTGAAGGCTGACGATTTTCTGTACTCCGATTTCCGCCACGTAATGTCGCGTATGCACAAAGAATACGATACAAAAACACTGGAGGCAGAGAAGCTCCGGCTTCAGCAGGATTCCCGGCGCAAAAATATATTTATTACGGTGCTGGCTGTTACCGGTAGTATGTTGCTGATTTTTGTGCTCTACAGGTATTACCGTAGCCGTCGGATTCACAGAAAGTACCTGCAGTTGCTGCGTAAGTTAGAGGACCTGCAGAAACAGACGGAGTGCCTTCCTGAAACGGTGGATTACGGGAAAAGGAAATATGAATACAAAGACGAGGTGGTACACGATCTCCTTGAAAAACTAAAGAGATTCGAGGAAACCAAAGGCTTCACTGCAACAGGTCTTACCCTCCGTAAGTTGGCGGACAAACTGGGGACCAACGGAACCCACCTTTCCTACGTAATAAACCAGTATAAAGGTATGAACTTCCATACCTACCTGAAGGTACTGCGCATAAATTACATTACTCACTTGCTGTATACCGACCGAAAATACCTGAATTACAATATGGACGGTCTCGCAAAGGAATGCGGAATGCTTAGACGCCAAAATTTTTCTGATCACTTTTACGAAATTAATGGACTCCGGCCGAGCGAATTCATAGAAAAATACAGAAAAGAGAACCGCGACCGTGACCAAACATGA